The following proteins are encoded in a genomic region of Heliangelus exortis chromosome 7, bHelExo1.hap1, whole genome shotgun sequence:
- the NANOS1 gene encoding nanos homolog 1: MEAFPGGKLEQHRHLPPVECLPAARFGGRSHSTCGNVFNSWNDYLGLATLITKAVHPGKGFGAEPPAVVVAAAAEEEEEEEEEEEVAGPYFEDLRDLDLCGHHHHHHQHGEGLLEERFADFSPFPGRGGPAAVVFDCSGEHPGREGSAHAWGGVVVAGRLPNHPRAASRLLKPELQVCVFCRNNKEAVALYTTHILKGPDGRVLCPVLRRYTCPLCGASGDNAHTIKYCPLSKMQAAKQLKHARTALGKKGR; encoded by the coding sequence ATGGAGGCTTTTCCCGGCGGCAAGCTGGAGCAGCACCGGCACCTCCCGCCCGTGGAGTGCCTACCGGCGGCCCGGTTCGGCGGCCGGAGTCACAGCACCTGCGGAAACGTCTTCAACTCCTGGAACGACTACCTGGGGCTCGCCACGCTCATCACCAAAGCCGTGCACCCTGGAAAAGGTTTCGGCGCCGAGCCCCCCGCCGtggtggtggcggcggcggctgaggaagaggaagaggaggaggaggaggaagaggtggcGGGACCGTACTTCGAGGACTTGCGCGACTTGGACCTGTGCGGgcatcaccatcatcaccaccagcacggtgaggggctgctggaggagcgTTTCGCCGATTTCAGCCCCTTCCCCGGGCGCGGCGGTCCGGCGGCCGTCGTTTTCGACTGCTCGGGAGAGCACCCGGGCCGGGAGGGTTCGGCCCACGCCTGGGGCGGGGTGGTGGTGGCGGGTCGGCTGCCGAACCACCCGCGGGCCGCCTCCCGCCTCCTCAAACCCGAGTTGCAGGTCTGCGTCTTCTGCCGGAACAACAAGGAGGCGGTGGCCCTCTACACCACCCACATCCTAAAGGGACCCGACGGCCGCGTCCTCTGCCCGGTGCTCCGGCGTTACACCTGCCCCCTCTGCGGGGCCAGCGGCGACAATGCCCACACCATCAAGTACTGTCCCCTCTCCAAAATGCAGGCGGCCAAACAGCTCAAACACGCCCGGACCGCCCTGGGGAAGAAAGGGCGTTAG
- the EIF3A gene encoding eukaryotic translation initiation factor 3 subunit A, with protein MPAYFQRPENALKRANEFLEVGKKQPALDVLYDVMKSKKHRTWQKTHEPIMLKYLELCVDLRKSHLAKEGLYQYKNICQQVNIKSLEDVVRAYLKLAEEKTEAAKEESQQMVLDIEDLDNIQTPESVLLSAVSGEDTQDRTDRLLLTPWVKFLWESYRQCLDLLRNNSRVERLYHDIAQQAFKFCLQYTRKAEFRKLCDNLRMHLGQIQRHHNQSTAINLNNPDSQSMHLETRLVQLDSAISMELWQEAFKAVEDIHGLFALSKKPPKPQLMANYYHKVSTVFWKSGNALFHASTLHRLYHLSREMRKNLTQEEMQRMSTRVLLATLSIPITPERTDIARLLDMDGIIVEKQRRLATLLGLQAPPTRGSLINDMVRFNVVQYVVPEVKELYNWLEVDFHPLKLCSRVSKVLNWVKDQAEKEPELQLYVPHLQNNTILRLLQQVAQIYQSIEFSRLTALVPFVDAFQLERNIVDAARHCDLQVRLDHTTRTLSFGSDLNYSTREDAPLGPQLQSMPSEQIRNQLTAMSSALAKALAVIKPPHLLQEKEEQHQLAVTAFLKNSRKEHQRILARRQTIEERKERLESLNIQREKEELEQREAELQKVRKAEEERLRQEAKEREKERILQEHEQIKKKTVRERLEQIKKTELGAKAFKDIDIEDLEELDPDFIMAKQVEQLEKEKKELQERLKNQEKKIDYFERAKRLEEIPLMKTAYEEQRVRDMELWEQQEEERITTLQLEREKALEHKNRLSRMLEDRDLFEARLKASRRTVYEDKLKQFQERLAEERRNRLEERKKQRKEERRIAYYREKEEEEQRLREEQLLKEREEKERIEREKREQEQREYQERVKKLEELEKKKRQRELEIEERERRREEERRGLDDPFSRKESRWGDRESESSWRRGGETESEWRRAPVERDWRRGDPRDDERSFRRGDDLPRRGDDLPRRGAAEEKERPPGESTEDRPVRREGEEDRPPRREGDDDRPPRRGLDEDRPPRRGLDEDRPPRRGLDDDRGSWRAADDDRGPRRGMDDDRPARRALDDDRPPRRVLDDDRPPRRVLDDDRPPRRVLDDDRPPRRVLDDDRPPRRVLDDDRPPRRGLDDDRGSWRAADDDRGPRRGLDDDRPPRRAMDDDRPPRRGLDDDRPPRRGLDDDRGSWRAADDDRGPRRGMDDDRGPRRGMDDDRGPWRNADDDRLSRRDDDRGPWRGGDDSRPGPWRPFGKPGGWREREKAREDSWGPPRDSRPPGDRDWDRDKDRDENEKDRDFDRDFDRDDRFRRPRDDAGWRRGPAEETSSWRDSSRREEWDRGGRDMRDRRADDREPPLRRGPPLRSEREEPSSWRRADDRREERGEEREPVRRAAPAPAAPPASAPPLASKERERDGEKEKGSWKAEKEREPVRRTKNETDEEGWTTVRR; from the exons AATTCCTTGAGGTTGGCAAAAAGCAGCCTGCCCTTGATGTTCTCTATGATGTTATGAAAAGTAAGAAACACCGAACATGGCAGAAAACCCACGAGCCCATTATGCTGAAGTACCTGGAGCTCTGCGTGGACCTCCGCAAGAGTCATCTGGCAAAAGAAGGGCTGTACCAGTACAAGAACATTTGCCAGCAG GTGAACATCAAATCTCTGGAAGATGTTGTTCGTGCCTATTTAAAATtagctgaggaaaaaacagaagcagctaAGGAGGAATCCCAGCAGATGGTGCTGGACATAGAGGACTTAGATAACATCCAAACTCCAGAAAG TGTTCTTTTGAGTGCTGTAAGTGGAGAAGACACTCAGGATCGTACTGACCGGCTGCTTTTGACACCCTGGGTTAAATTCCTGTGGGAATCCTACAGACAATGTTTGGATCTTCTCCGAAATAATTCTCGGGTGGAACGCCTCTACCATGACATTGCACAGCAAG cttttaagTTCTGCCTGCAGTACACCCGTAAGGCTGAGTTCCGGAAGCTCTGCGATAACCTGCGGATGCATTTGGGGCAGATCCAGCGTCACCATAACCAAAGCACAGCCATCAACCTCAACAATCCTGACAGCCAGTCCATGCACCTGGAGACCAGGCTCGTGCAGCTGGACAGTGCTATTAGCATGGAGCTGTGGCAG gaaGCTTTCAAAGCAGTGGAGGATATTCATGGGCTATTTGCACTGTCTAAGAAACCACCCAAACCGCAACTGATGGCAAATTACTATCACAAAGTTTCAACTGTCttctggaaatcaggaaatgcTCTTTTTCATGCATCCACACTTCACAGACTTTACCACTTGTCAAGGGAAATGCGGAAGAATCTCACGCAAGAGGAGATGCAGAG GATGTCCACTCGTGTCCTTTTGGCCACTCTCTCCATCCCCATTACTCCTGAGAGAACGGATATCGCTCGCCTCCTGGACATGGATGGTATCATTGTGGAGAAGCAGCGGCGTCTGGCAACCCTGCTGGGTCTGCAGGCCCCACCTACACGTGGCAGTCTCATCAATGATATG GTGAGGTTCAACGTAGTGCAGTATGTTGTTCCAGAAGTGAAAGAACTTTACAACTGGCTTGAAGTAGACTTTCACCCCCTCAAGTTATGTAGCCGTGTCAGCAAG GTTCTGAATTGGGTGAAAGACCAAGCTGAAAAGGAACCTGAACTGCAGCTATATGTCCCTCACCTGCAGAACAACACGATTCTGCGCCTTCTGCAGCAG GTGGCCCAGATTTATCAGAGCATTGAATTTTCCCGTTTGACTGCCCTGGTTCCTTTTGTTGATGCTTTCCAGCTGGAACGCAATATTGTTGATGCAGCCAGACATTGTGACTTACAA gttCGCCTTGACCATACCACCCGGACACTGAGTTTTGGCTCGGATTTGAATTACAGTACTAGAGAAGATGCTCCCCTAGGCCCTCAGCTACAGAGTATGCCTTCTGAGCAAATCAGGAATCAGCTCACTGCCATGTCCTCAGCTCTGGCTAAGGCTCTTGCAGTCATTAAGCCTCCTCACTTACTG caagagaaggaagaacagCATCAGCTGGCAGTCACTGCCTTCCTGAAAAACTCAAGGAAGGAGCACCAGCGTATCCTTGCGCGTCGTCAGACGATCGAGGAGAGGAAGGAGCGCCTTGAGAGCCTGAAcatccagagggaaaaagaggaacTGGAGCAACGTGAGGCAGAATTGCAGAAGGTgaggaaagctgaggaagagAGACTGCGCCAGGAGGccaaggaaagggagaaggagagaatcCTGCAGGAGCATGAACAAATCAAAAAGAAGACTGTTCGTGAGCGCTTGGAGCAGATCAAGAAGACTGAACTGGGAGCCAAAGCATTTAAAGACATTGATATTGAG GATCTTGAAGAATTGGATCCTGACTTCATAATGGCCAAACAAGTTGAAcagcttgaaaaagaaaagaaagaacttcAGGAACGTCTGAAGAATCAGGAGAAAAAG ATTGACTACTTTGAAAGAGCCAAACGCTTAGAAGAAATCCCTTTAATGAAGACTGCATATGAGGAGCAGAGAGTGCGTGACATGGAACTGTGGGAGcaacaggaagaagaaagg ATCACCACTTTGCAATTGGAGCGTGAGAAAGCCCTGGAGCACAAGAACAGACTCTCAAGGATGTTGGAGGATAGAGATTTATTTGAAGCCAGGCTCAAAGCATCACGACGAACAGTTTATGAG gaCAAACTGAAGCAGTTCCAGGAGAGGTTGGCAGAAGAGAGACGCAATCGTCTGGAGGAGCGCAAGAAACAGCGCAAAGAGGAGCGGCGCATTGCTTACtacagggaaaaggaggaggaggagcaaaGGCTACGAGAAGAGCAGCTGCTTAAAG AGCGGGAGGAAAAGGAACGCATTGAGCGTGAGAAACGTGAGCAGGAGCAGCGGGAATACCAGGAACGTGTCAAAAAACTGGAagaactggagaagaaaaaacgTCAAAGGGAACTGGAGATTGAAGAAAGAGAGCGTCGTcgagaagaagaaaggagaggtCTGGATGACCCATTTTCAAGAAAG GAATCTCGTTGGGGTGATAGGGAATCTGAAagctcctggagaagaggtggtGAGACAGAATCTGAGTGGCGACGAGCACCAGTGGAAAG AGATTGGCGGCGAGGAGACCCGAGAGATGATGAAAGATCTTTCCGTCGAGGGGACGACCTGCCACGACGTGGGGACGACCTGCCACGACGTggtgctgcagaagaaaaggaacGTCCTCCTGGGGAATCAACGGAGGACAGGCCAGTGAGGCGTGAAGGAGAGGAGGACAGGCCACCTAGACGTGAAGGGGATGATGACAGGCCCCCCAGACGTGGTTTGGATGAGGACAGGCCCCCCAGGCGTGGTTTGGATGAGGACAGGCCACCCAGACGTGGTTTGGATGATGACAGAGGGAGCTGGCGGGCTGCAGATGATGACAGAGGTCCCAGACGTGGAATGGATGACGACAGACCTGCCAGGCGGGCTTTGGATGACGACAGACCACCCCGACGTGTCCTGGATGATGATAGACCACCCAGACGTGTCTTGGATGATGACAGACCCCCCCGACGTGTCCTGGATGATGACAGACCCCCCCGACGTGTCCTGGATGATGACAGACCCCCCCGACGTGTCCTGGATGATGACAGACCACCCAGGCGCGGACTGGATGATGACAGAGGCAGTTGGCGCGCAGCAGATGACGACAGAGGACCCAGGCGTGGTCTGGATGATGACAGACCCCCCCGACGTGCCATGGATGATGACAGACCCCCCAGACGTGGTTTGGATGATGACAGACCCCCCAGACGTGGTTTGGATGATGACCGGGGCAGCTGGCGTGCGGCAGATGATGACAGGGGAcccaggagagggatggatgACGACAGAGGtcccaggagagggatggatgATGACAGGGGACCATGGCGTAATGCAGATGATGACAGGCTCTCCAGGAGAGATGATGACAGGGGTCCGTGGCGTGGAGGTGATGATTCAAGACCAGGTCCTTGGAGACCCTTTGGAAAACCAG GGGgttggagagaaagagaaaaggctcGGGAGGACAGCTGGGGGCCTCCCAGGGATTCCAGACCTCCAGGAGATCGTGACTGGGATAGAGACAAAGATCGGGATGAGAATGAGAAAGATCGTGACTTTGACAGAGATTTTGATCGCGATGATCGCTTCAGGCGTCCCAG GGATGATGCTGGTTGGAGAAGAGGGCCAGCTGAGGAGACTTCTAGCTGGAGAGATTCAAGTCGCCGAGAAGAGTGGGACAGAGGTGGCCGTGACATGAGGGATCGACGTGCTGATGACAGAGAGCCACCCCTCAGGAGAGGACCACCACTCAGATCTGAGCGGGAAGAAC CAAGCTCCTGGCGGCGTGCTGATGACAGGAGAGAGGAACGTGGAGAAGAACGTGAGCCCGTCCGGCGAGcggctcctgctcctgctgctcctccagcttcaGCTCCCCCTCTGGCATCCAAAGAACGGGAAAGAGatggggagaaggagaaaggttcctggaaagcagaaaaggagcGTGAGCCCGTTCGCCGTACTAAAAACGAGACAGATGAGGAAGGGTGGACCACTGTCCGGCGTTAA